The following are from one region of the Hydrogenimonas sp. SS33 genome:
- a CDS encoding chorismate mutase, with product MDVKKCETLEELREEIDKVDEKIVELIALRNDYIKQAANFKHTVEEIKADDRIDDVLNHVRHKALTLGVSPNMVADIYKQMIDAMVEIEIAELRNKGSY from the coding sequence ATGGACGTGAAAAAGTGTGAAACGCTGGAAGAGCTGAGAGAAGAGATCGACAAGGTGGACGAAAAGATCGTGGAGTTGATCGCCCTGCGCAACGACTACATCAAACAGGCGGCCAATTTCAAGCATACGGTGGAGGAGATCAAAGCCGACGACCGTATCGACGACGTCCTCAACCATGTCCGACACAAGGCGCTGACCCTGGGAGTCTCCCCCAACATGGTGGCGGACATCTACAAGCAGATGATCGATGCGATGGTGGAGATCGAGATCGCGGAGCTGAGAAACAAAGGGTCCTACTGA